The Salvelinus namaycush isolate Seneca chromosome 5, SaNama_1.0, whole genome shotgun sequence genome segment CTGGAGGAGGTGGACATCATGCACTTCCACACACTGGAGGGCAAGGCCCTCTGCAAGATGACCAAGGAGGATATGATGCGCCTCACGTCCGCCTACAACACAGACATCCTGCTCGGCCACCTCAATTACCTCCGGCAGAGTAAGGGTTACGGCCTGGGACTCATAGAAAGTTTTAATTTTACTATTTTTATACTACATGAGGACATAACTGATCTATGTATCCATTTTGTAACCTTCTTTGAATCTCTTTTTAGGCAGCCCTACTTTCTCCTACCCCACAACTCCAACCAACAACACACAGCAACAACCCAGACTACAGGTTAAATCAGGTAAGACAATTAACTTCACAACTCATTACCAAGAACATAGTGACTTAGTGCAAAATCCTTAAACTGCATGCATAAAGAACCTGGAGCTAGCAAGCATTGAGATAAACTGCCTTAAAATGAGAAGGGGAGTAAAATGGAGGGGTTTGTGGCAGGAATCATCTATTCAAACCTCTCTCAGAGGCAGATCAAATACTTCACTCATTTAATGGATTCAAAATGAAGTGTTGAGTTGCCATTTCAGATTACATAGTTTAGAGTGCTTTAACGTTTCTTGGCGGAGCGTTTCCCTGAGTTGATGACTCTATTACGAGTCCACGACTCAACAGTCAGTTTCAGACAGGAAACAGCTGCACCGgcagaggaaaatgggggagTATGGGCCCCACTTTGGGACACAATTGACAATCTAATGGCAGCAGAGGTGGCCCGGACAAAAGGACACTCACCCCAAGGAATACTGGACCATCTTCAGCTCTCCTTTGTCTGTTTTCTTCTGGCTGCTTCAAATCACTCTTTTTGAGTCTCCATTTATGGGCTTCCTTCCATagcatgtaaaaaaaatatggacgAAGCCATCGATGACAAtaccccattgtttcctatgggaATGCTCAGTGGCGCATTTGATGATCAGGAAGTATCATTTCAGTGTCACCATCTTGCTACATGGAGGAGTTTTTGGAAACATTACATGTGCAGTTCGAGCTACTCTGGGAAGTGAccatgcatcccactgctggcttgcttctgaagctaagcagggttggtcctggtcagtccctggatgggagaccagatgctgctggaagtggtgttggagggccagtaggaggcactctttcctctggtcttaaAAAATATACCAATTctccagggcagtgattggggacatttcccagtgtagggtgctgtcttttggatgagACAttaaaatgggtgtcctgactctctgtggtcactaaagatcccatggcacttattgtaagagtaggggtgttaaccccggtgttctggctaaattcccaatctggccttcataccatcatccccagcttacaattggctcattcatccccctcctctcccatgtaactattccccaggttgttgctgaaaatgagaatgtgttctcagtcaatttacctggtaaaataaaaaataaatgttgcaGGCTAGCTCTGTGTTGACCCCTCTCATGTAGTATGTCAAGTTGAAGGCCCTCTGGGGTACTGCAGGCTAACATTAGCAACTAAATGATCCTTATAACTTTGTCTGTCGAAGTAATCGGACATGCATCTGGTGAAATAGAAGCAATTATTGAGACCATGATTGTGTTTGTGAAAAAATGCAGggtaaatccattttaattcaatcactttttgacagccccccttttgatttgaatgaaacATTCCATACACATTTGCACATTGTTTAAGTGCCCAGAAAGTTACTTTTTGGACCCAAATGCAaaaacattcaagagataaagGTGCTCGAAGTTGAtctattttgcataccccaccataccatgagacagcCATGTCTTAATCAATGGAACAGATAAACGGTTGAGATTGCTctaatttaaaagcttacaaattgtgttgtcaaactattttatactttcttgaaaataaaaatgtaatttaacCTTAAACATAAATTATCAAAAAATGCTGAAGCTCCAATTTGTTTCATGTTGAAATATAGGTCCATTCCATTTCTAcgattgaaatgacacccaccctgtattaaAGAGCATGTTATGTCTCAACCAATggcaggcacaacacaaaaacctaAGATGATATAAAGTAGGGTCTAAGCTACAAAATATGCATATATGAAGAAAATAACAGTTTGCGCATTTTTAGATAATTAACGTTAAAGGTAAAAAAAAGTCCATcattatttttaaaacattttttatgttttataatTTATTTGAAAACAGTTTGAAAAACCTTTTTATAAGCTTTTGACTGATATCATACTCAACTGTTTATcctttccagtgatgaagacatggatgtctcatggtggagtatgcaaaatgggtcaactttgagcacctttatctcctaaatgttttggcattcaggtccaaaaagacACTTTCTGACTACTTCTTCCATGTACAAAAATGTTATGGaaagttttgtttaaatcaaaaAAGAAGCTGTCAAAAAGTGATGGATTTACCCTGCCACCCTGTCTGTTCTCTATGCTTAAAAGCCCTCTCTGAACTTTCTTCCTGTGGATGCCTCCTCTCACCCTCCGTTCTTTTTGAGCAGAGAACAGTTATGAGGAGATAGGCAGAAGGAACAGCTGGCCATCGAACCCAATGCCACCTCCAGTACCCAAAGGTATAATAACCAACATCACATCTCATTCTCAGTGCTTTACATTTATTGTGTGCACTAAGGCAGATTCATACTAATAGTTGTATCAAGATATTAGTTCTAGAAATTATTACTACAGTGTTTCACAGTGGAGAGAAAAAATTCATTAAGTCAAGCATTTTGTAGTTCAAGATGGAATAATACTGATAGAGCAAACTAAGAGTAAACAGAGAAACTTTGTTGACATGTTTGCATTATGCTGATAAATACATCATGTTGTTTATGATTTAGGTTCTCCCATGGAGCACCAACACAGCACCAGAGTCACAGAGCCTCCACCGAGAAGTGTGCAAGGTGTGCATCTGTACTGCTTTCTCGTTTCCTGATCCTAGTTTGTTGAAACACTGGTATAACCTTTGTATCATAGTCAAGCCAACAATGTCTTAATAAAACAATCAAACTTTTCAAACCCTTAATTTCCTTGCAGACCCATACCAAGCATTAGGTCCCATCAGCAGTCGTCTAGCCAACCCAGGTGAGAGCATATCCCATAATGCACCATGTTAAACTGGTGAACCAAAAAGGTGGTGACAAATGTGGCCTTTACACTGTCTGCTTTGGTGTCATGAACTGTAACACTCCAAAAGAGATTGAATAGGAGAAAAGAGGAGGGCCAAGGTATTCCTTAAAAAGAGGACAATTAATGGTCATACATTCCCTGTCTGGGATGGCACATTGACAAAAATCTCCACCTAGATGAAAGCATTATACATTCGCCCTCAGCAAAACTAGGCTGAAACATTTGAATTATTGTCTCCCGTTGACCAGAATGACCCTGTTTGACAGAATTAATTCTGTATCTCCTCACAGAAGGGCAGGCCCTCCACTCCAAGAACCGAACAAGCAAACACAGTTCATACAGGCTGCCTGACCCCAGCGCTCACAGGcctgtgggtaggtttctgcctGGTCCACCCACGttctatctctctccatgacaCACAGTGAAAAAGGTCACATTTGCAGGAGTAGTTCAAACTTACAGGATTAATTGACACAAACAAAAATGACAATGATTCACAGTGATAATTCTTCCGGTGTTCTGTGCAGTGTAAATCGCATAAAGAATGAAATGGAAATCAATACATAATAGTAGATAAGTATATTCAAGCAAAAAACATCTTAAAAATCTATACAAATACAGAAAAATTCAAATGTGTATATGGATAAAACTACACTAATCTACAAACAATCCTACTCTTAAGAGAAGCATTTCAGAAACAGATCTTGCTCGCTTTAACAGAACCCAGCCCTTTGATGCATCCATTCCCCTCACCCCTGTCCCGTTTCTCTTCCAAGGCTCTGGACAGATCCAGCTGTGGCAGTTCCTGCTGGAGCTGCTGTCGGACAGCAACAACTCCAGCATCATAACCTGGGAGGGCACCAACGGCGAGTTCAAGATGACCGACCCGGACGAGGTGGCCAAGCGTTGGGGCGAGCGCAAGAGCAAGCCCAACATGAACTACGACAAGCTGAGCCGCGCCCTTCGCTACTATTACGACAAGAACATCATGACCAAGGTGCACGGCAAGCGCTACGCCTACAAGTTTGACTTCCAGGGCATCTCACAGGCCCACCAGAGCCACGGCGGAGAGGGGGGCATTGTTAAGTATCAGACTGAGGTATCTTATGCCCAGCCCTACCACAGCCACCAGCCAAAAATGAACTTCATGAACACACATGCCGCCCCTATGCCCGTGTCCCCTGGGAACTTTTTCGGGCCGTCTACAACTTACTGGAACTCAACAACCAGCCCAATGTATCCGGGGTCTCCCATGCCAAGGCACCCGGGGACTCACTCCCACCTGAGCTCATACTATTGAGGCCTGGGTGTCTTGCACTAGACTGGATGGGCTGGCAGAGCTTTCTGAAACAGACTGATATCCAAGATACCATCCACAATGTATCTGGTCTTTAATGTCTAAATTACATTGTAACGCTATGCAAGTTTTTTAATTTCTCAATTATGGAGGTTGAGAATGTTCATTTCCTGTGATTCAGTGTTTTGAAAACCAAGTTTTTCAATTATGTAAGTATTTTGTTTAATATGTAATTGAGGTCATTGAAGGATTTAAGGGGAAAGTCATTGTGTGAGAAGTGGTAAAACTGTTATGAGGTCTTTATCTCAATTACTATATTCATTAAATCTAACATTTGTAAAAGTATAATTGTACAGAATGTTTCATACAATTGTAGCAATAAAACATGTACCCCTGTAGTAATGCTAATAAAAGGAACTTGTATATTTGAGTTGGTCTCCTCTCTTTTCTTCAAACCATTGATCATTTTAACCGACAAAAATATTAACAAGATGGTGTATcagaatttgttttatttttttattgccaAGATGAATTATCGACATGAATATCAGGCAGTGACCACAGTTGCTGTCTATTTGTCCACACCAAAGAACTCCGCGAATGTTCTGTGTGGTTCAGAGACCTGCTCCACTTCCACGACAGCAAATCCCTTCACAGGTCTCTCTTTAAGTCTCTCCACCTGCCTCACACCTAACTGCCCCTCCACCACAGTCTCGGGCTGTGAGGTTGTCGTCACCTCCTGGGTCAGAGCAGGCTTTGTGTTGTATTCAACTGACCACAACTTGCTGGTGACCATCTTGGTGGTGGCTAGAGTACACAGAGCGAGTTAGATGCTAAACTTCCTCACCGACAGACTGAATAAATGGATACTCATTGATGGCGATAGGCTAAGCTTTGTGCATAAATGTTTGAAAATGGCTTTCCAAATAAAAATGATTAATATCATAATGAGGCCATCTTTACAAGTGTAAAAAAGTACTCTTGACCAAAACAACTTCACAAAACCAACAGTAAATAAACGCAAAGATACACTTGTACGCATGGTACTCAACAGAGGGGACAGCAGAGCTACATGTGGACTCAACAAGAGCAGACTGAAGAAGCTCCATACAGCTCCTTCCATCTGATAGGACCAGACCAAGATGTGTCAGAGCAACATGAGTCTTTTTTCTATTATTCATGGTTTTCTATCATCTTTTGCAGGGCCTATATGGATAAAGTATCAGACAGCTTCAGTATTATCAGGGCTTACCCTCCTGCTGCGGAATCGTAAGTGCAGGCCTTGGCAGTTGAAGAGGGGACAGACCTCCCTACAGACATAGCACAGTGCATGTAGAGCTGCTGTGGCTGAAGAGGAGAGGCTCAGGCTGATTCAAAAATGTGGTACAGTTTGCATACTTATGTACATACTACTTCCAATGCAATGTAGAGTCAGCAGACCTCAGTAAATCAATTGCACAGACAAGGGAAAGGAAAATATATTCAAGCTGAGTAGTTATGCTTGATGAAGGTCATTTATTGCATAGGAAATCTCAAGATGGCATAGCACTCAAGTTCAACTACTGGTCAGTTAACTATGGTTACTGTTGCATATTATGAATGGAGCGCATCTTCAGTATGTGCATCCTTAACATACCTGCCCTGCTGTCATTCCCTGAAACAGAAAAGCATCCATGGTAAACCTCACAACATTCCTTTTAGATGGGATGAATCTGGAGCCACTGTCGTTTCTGCTCTCAACTATGCACCTGAGCAGAAAATAGATTACCGTTAAATCCAAGAAGTTCCTTAAAAAGGGtcaatctgcaattgctacattcatttttggacttacaaaatgtacccattgattcttgaagaacataACTTCTAAATGCTGCATGAGcctagttcaactgtcgtacaaCATCAGAACCCAAAACTATCATTTGGATATCATAGATGGTCAGCACTTGCATCTATTGCTCGGTCTATTCATTTGAGAGTGGttccatttctccagccccatccctcagattTAGGCCAAAACATGAGCTGGgatttgttttgttattgtttcagctACAGATTGCCTCTTTAAAAGCAAAGTACTGTGCAAATGATACTGATAGAAGTGAtctgtagacatactgtatgtctacATTACTCAAAATTGTCAATGACAGTAAAGTGAGGCGTAGAGGAGTGTGACTGCTTAATGGTCACATTACACGAGAGGAAATAGAGACGTCCATCTTTAGACATGGAAGGCGCTTCAGCCTGAAAGTACATGGACTTTCCCATAGAGTACACATCGGATTGGGCAAGTCTCTCCCATTGAGctaagggagagagaatgagtagTCCGATCTTTCAATTACCTGAGGGCTCATTTAAGTATTCTATAACATGAGGACTATACTCATTTAATGTAGATCAATGACTCATCTATACCCTACCATTACGTGCAGTGAGCATGGAACGGGTTCTGTTCTTTATTGGTTTGGAGACCTTGTGTACCATGTTCAGCATGTAGCCTATTTTGTAGGAGTAATGATATCTGGAAAGAACTAAGCAAATCTAAATAGCCATGGACTATAAATCAACGTTTAAATGTTGTGCCAACCTGAATCATTTATGTACTTCTTGTGTATGCAATGATAACTCCTCCAGTGACATGAACTCAAGGTAAACATTAATCCATCATAAAATAGTGTAAATACTGTAGGTCACCTGTTGAAGTGACAGACAACTCGCAAGGTGAATGGTGCAGCACGCCTGATAGGCCCTTCGGAGGGTCATATCGAAGTTATGTTGGAGTAGACCACACGATTATTTACTAGCGGTTTTATTGACGATAAATATGCCTATGTCAATATCAACAAGAAGGTATTTCTGAGAAATGTAGGCCTATGAATGTTGACAAACACACTCACTGGAAAACCTTCTCGGCCTTGTGGGAGATAGCGCTCGGGGTCGTATTCGAAGAGGGAATATTTTGTAGATGTATTGGCTTGGCATGTTCCGAGCGTCAGTTGCAACGTTAAACCCCCTGAGcctaaaatgttttgtttttttacctgCACGAACATCTTGTTGATGTTACAAAGTGTTATCATTTCGCGGGCTTGACTTTTTGGACCAGATATCTATTGTGTTGGGTACACCGGGGTCAGTATTTTCCTGACTTTATCCGGTAATTGTTCGTGTCCAGTTCCATGGACTGGAGAGAAATTTTCCATGTCTACAAGCGGCACCCTTGAGTTCAGGAACACACGTCGTTCGAGGGAAGATGGTGAATCTTCGGCGAGTAATACCTTCACAAAAGGTTTTATAAATGACTTGCGTTCATTTGAGCCTCCCTCTGCTCTTAGACAATGCAAAAGGCCAAGTTGAAAATATAAAACATCTATATTCCTGTACCAAAATGATACAATAACTCGAGCAAAATCAGGCCCTGCGTCAATTAATCCCCATAGGTATGCCGCGTTCAAATACTAGTCGGAACTGGGAAGCTTGGAAATTTCCGACTTGCAGATTCGTTGACAACCAGTTGACAATTCGAATATttccgagtttcctagttccaaCTAGAGTGTGAACGTGGCAGTATGTGCCTGAATCAAAAACACCTGTTGGAGACCTAGTCGACTATTGGTG includes the following:
- the LOC120048359 gene encoding Friend leukemia integration 1 transcription factor-like isoform X1, yielding MDCTIKEALSVVSEDQSIFESPFPAATTMHMKGEMTSPGSFSQASEESQEPTEPEWAGPGPQNPGKRGDHINGTSRESPVDCSVTKRSRHMSSNDDGQLAYQASYPEPRSSPQTATPPNSATEEKRVIVPADPEVWTQDHVRQWLDWAIKEYSLEEVDIMHFHTLEGKALCKMTKEDMMRLTSAYNTDILLGHLNYLRQSSPTFSYPTTPTNNTQQQPRLQVKSENSYEEIGRRNSWPSNPMPPPVPKGSPMEHQHSTRVTEPPPRSVQDPYQALGPISSRLANPEGQALHSKNRTSKHSSYRLPDPSAHRPVGSGQIQLWQFLLELLSDSNNSSIITWEGTNGEFKMTDPDEVAKRWGERKSKPNMNYDKLSRALRYYYDKNIMTKVHGKRYAYKFDFQGISQAHQSHGGEGGIVKYQTEVSYAQPYHSHQPKMNFMNTHAAPMPVSPGNFFGPSTTYWNSTTSPMYPGSPMPRHPGTHSHLSSYY
- the LOC120048359 gene encoding Friend leukemia integration 1 transcription factor-like isoform X3, translated to MHMKGEMTSPGSFSQASEESQEPTEPEWAGPGPQNPGKRGDHINGTSRESPVDCSVTKRSRHMSSNDDGQLAYQASYPEPRSSPQTATPPNSATEEKRVIVPADPEVWTQDHVRQWLDWAIKEYSLEEVDIMHFHTLEGKALCKMTKEDMMRLTSAYNTDILLGHLNYLRQSSPTFSYPTTPTNNTQQQPRLQVKSENSYEEIGRRNSWPSNPMPPPVPKGSPMEHQHSTRVTEPPPRSVQDPYQALGPISSRLANPEGQALHSKNRTSKHSSYRLPDPSAHRPVGSGQIQLWQFLLELLSDSNNSSIITWEGTNGEFKMTDPDEVAKRWGERKSKPNMNYDKLSRALRYYYDKNIMTKVHGKRYAYKFDFQGISQAHQSHGGEGGIVKYQTEVSYAQPYHSHQPKMNFMNTHAAPMPVSPGNFFGPSTTYWNSTTSPMYPGSPMPRHPGTHSHLSSYY
- the LOC120048359 gene encoding Friend leukemia integration 1 transcription factor-like isoform X2, with amino-acid sequence MDCTIKEALSVVSEDQSIFESPFPAATTMHMKGEMTSPGSFSQASEESQEPTEPEWAGPGPQNPGKRGDHINGTSRESPVDCSVTKRSRHMSSNDDGQLAYQASYPEPRSSPQTATPPNSATEEKRVIVPADPEVWTQDHVRQWLDWAIKEYSLEEVDIMHFHTLEGKALCKMTKEDMMRLTSAYNTDILLGHLNYLRQSSPTFSYPTTPTNNTQQQPRLQVKSENSYEEIGRRNSWPSNPMPPPVPKGSPMEHQHSTRVTEPPPRSVQDPYQALGPISSRLANPGSGQIQLWQFLLELLSDSNNSSIITWEGTNGEFKMTDPDEVAKRWGERKSKPNMNYDKLSRALRYYYDKNIMTKVHGKRYAYKFDFQGISQAHQSHGGEGGIVKYQTEVSYAQPYHSHQPKMNFMNTHAAPMPVSPGNFFGPSTTYWNSTTSPMYPGSPMPRHPGTHSHLSSYY